Proteins encoded within one genomic window of Bacillus sp. F19:
- a CDS encoding NADH-quinone oxidoreductase subunit B, with translation MDLNGTNIPQDEMEELKRSVFLTTLEELKGWARSNSLWPLTFGLACCAIEMMGVGSSHYDLDRFGSFFRTSPRQSDVMIVSGTVTKKMAPVLKRLYDQMPEPKWVIAMGSCATAGGPYIKSYAVVKGVDQIVPVDVYIPGCPPNPAALIYGINKLKEKIRYEAKTGSEIIHER, from the coding sequence ATGGACTTAAATGGAACGAATATTCCTCAGGATGAAATGGAAGAACTGAAGCGCAGCGTCTTTTTAACAACGCTTGAAGAGCTGAAGGGCTGGGCGAGAAGCAATTCCCTGTGGCCGCTGACTTTCGGGCTTGCCTGCTGTGCAATTGAAATGATGGGTGTCGGTTCGTCCCACTACGATTTGGACCGCTTCGGATCCTTTTTCCGGACATCACCCCGCCAGTCCGATGTCATGATCGTCTCTGGAACAGTGACGAAAAAAATGGCTCCGGTTCTAAAGCGCCTCTACGATCAAATGCCTGAACCGAAATGGGTCATTGCCATGGGCTCTTGTGCAACAGCAGGAGGTCCCTATATTAAATCCTACGCAGTTGTAAAAGGAGTCGACCAGATCGTGCCGGTTGATGTGTACATTCCTGGATGTCCTCCTAATCCTGCCGCTCTTATCTACGGAATTAACAAGCTGAAAGAAAAAATCCGTT
- a CDS encoding NADH-quinone oxidoreductase subunit A codes for MESLNVYLNNYLIVVVFLLLGILLPVVALGIGRILRPNAPSEAKATTYESGIDPYHDSRVQFNVRYYMFGLLFVIFDVETVFLYPWAVAYEKLGVFALIEMLIFVIMLVIGLVYAWKKKVLKWT; via the coding sequence ATGGAATCACTAAACGTATACTTGAATAATTACTTAATCGTTGTCGTTTTCCTGCTCCTTGGCATTTTGCTTCCTGTTGTCGCTCTCGGAATAGGCCGGATTTTGAGGCCGAACGCACCGAGCGAGGCAAAAGCAACCACATACGAAAGCGGAATTGATCCCTACCATGATTCACGCGTGCAGTTTAATGTCCGCTATTATATGTTTGGTCTCCTGTTTGTCATTTTTGACGTTGAAACCGTGTTTTTATATCCGTGGGCAGTCGCATATGAGAAGTTAGGCGTGTTTGCCCTCATTGAAATGCTCATTTTTGTCATCATGCTCGTCATCGGGCTAGTCTACGCATGGAAGAAGAAGGTGCTGAAATGGACTTAA